The following coding sequences are from one Rutidosis leptorrhynchoides isolate AG116_Rl617_1_P2 chromosome 11, CSIRO_AGI_Rlap_v1, whole genome shotgun sequence window:
- the LOC139876058 gene encoding uncharacterized protein, whose protein sequence is MEGSNGNNGGMVNGMEKLVGNNYKYWKMCMEAFLQGHDLWELVSGGEAIIPIETLENVESRRKWKVRCGKALFALRTSISKQFIEHVRDITSPKEVWDTIEKLFSKKNTARLQFLENELAISRQEVMSVSEYFLRVKNLCSEISDIDDKEKISEARLQRYLIRGLKKEYV, encoded by the coding sequence ATGGAAGGCTCAAATGGAAACAATGGTGGTATGGTCAATGGAATGGAGAAACTTGTAGGCAACAACTACAAGTATTGGAAGATGTGTATGGAGGCTTTTCTTCAAGGTCATGATCTATGGGAACTTGTGTCCGGAGGTGAAGCCATAATTCCCATAGAAACTCTAGAGAATGTAGAGTCAAGAAGAAAATGGAAGGTACGATGTGGAAAGGCTCTCTTTGCATTGAGAACTtcaattagcaaacagttcattgAACACGTTCGTGATATTACTTCTCCAAAAGAAGTATGGGATACTATTGAGAAACTCTTTTCTAAGAAAAACACCGCAAGGTTGCAATTCTTGGAAAACGAGTTAGCAATCTCAAGACAAGAAGTTATGAGTGTTTCCGAATATTTCTTACGGGTCAAAAATCTATGTTCTGAAATTTCAGATATTGATGACAAAGAGAAAATTAGTGAAGCTCGTTTGCAAAGATATCTAATTCgcggtttgaagaaagagtatgtctAG